Part of the Actinomycetota bacterium genome, AGGAAGACCAGTCCCGCGACGGAGAAGAGCCAGATCGCTCCGCTGCGCCGAGCGCGGTCCACGGCCGTTACCGGCGCGACTGCGCCTGCGCGTCCTTGATGCAGAGGTCGACGTAGGGCAGCGCCTTGATGCGCGCCTTCTCGATCGGCTTCCCGCATCGATCGCACGTGCCGTAGCTGCCGTCGTCGATGCGCCTGAGCGCACGATCGATCTTGGCCAGCAGGTCCCGCACGTTGTTCTCGATGGACAGGTCCTTCTCGCGCTCGAACGTCGCCGTCCCCGCATCGGCCGACTCGTCGTCGAGGCCCACGTCGCCCGCGAGCTCGGACTGGGTGGCCGCGAAGGCTTCCTCCTCGATCGTGGCGAGCTGATCGCGCAGCTCGACCCGTTCCTCTTCGAGGCGTCCCTTGAGGTCGCCGATCTCCTTGGCGGTGAGCTTGGTCTGGGCCATGGTCGG contains:
- a CDS encoding TraR/DksA C4-type zinc finger protein, with protein sequence MAQTKLTAKEIGDLKGRLEEERVELRDQLATIEEEAFAATQSELAGDVGLDDESADAGTATFEREKDLSIENNVRDLLAKIDRALRRIDDGSYGTCDRCGKPIEKARIKALPYVDLCIKDAQAQSRR